From a single Aneurinibacillus sp. REN35 genomic region:
- the pcrB gene encoding heptaprenylglyceryl phosphate synthase, with protein sequence MNIAEWRHVFKLDPDKEIDDAALEAICESGTDAVIVGGTTNVTFDNTIDLLSRIRRYVVPCVLEVSHVDAIVPGFDAYFIPLVLNAQNPEWIFNAHMKGLQEHGPFIKWDEVFVEGYVVGNKDSTVAKLTESRSDLEEEKMKAYARLADQMLKLPILYIEYSGIYGDPKLVQAAQKVVHNSRIFYGGGIRSVEQAKEMAKYADTVVVGNIVYEDLAQALVTVEAVKSTER encoded by the coding sequence ATGAATATAGCGGAATGGCGGCATGTGTTTAAGTTAGACCCGGATAAGGAGATTGATGACGCGGCGCTCGAAGCCATCTGCGAGTCTGGCACAGATGCGGTAATTGTCGGCGGCACGACAAATGTGACGTTTGATAATACGATTGATCTTTTAAGCCGGATTCGCCGGTATGTGGTACCGTGCGTATTGGAAGTATCCCATGTGGATGCGATTGTACCGGGATTTGATGCATATTTTATTCCACTTGTACTGAATGCACAGAACCCTGAATGGATTTTTAACGCGCATATGAAGGGCTTACAAGAGCACGGCCCATTTATTAAGTGGGACGAGGTATTTGTGGAAGGATACGTAGTGGGAAATAAAGACTCGACGGTGGCGAAGCTGACAGAGAGCCGCTCCGACCTTGAAGAAGAGAAGATGAAGGCGTATGCCCGCTTAGCGGATCAGATGTTAAAGCTTCCGATTCTTTATATCGAATACAGCGGCATATATGGCGATCCAAAGCTTGTGCAGGCAGCCCAGAAGGTCGTACATAACAGCCGCATCTTCTACGGTGGCGGCATCCGCAGCGTGGAGCAGGCGAAGGAAATGGCGAAGTACGCGGACACGGTCGTTGTCGGCAATATCGTGTATGAGGATCTTGCTCAGGCGCTGGTTACCGTGGAGGCAGTCAAGTCAACAGAGCGATAG
- a CDS encoding YerC/YecD family TrpR-related protein — MQLDKIKGKELEQLFEAILSLDSMEDCYLFFDDLCTVNEMKSMAQRLEVARMLRDKQTYSQIEEETGASTATISRVKRCLNYGNGGYMAALDRMSDKEKA; from the coding sequence GTGCAGTTAGATAAGATCAAGGGCAAAGAGCTAGAACAGCTTTTTGAAGCGATTCTTTCGCTGGATTCGATGGAAGATTGTTATTTATTCTTTGATGATTTATGTACGGTCAACGAGATGAAATCAATGGCGCAGCGTTTGGAAGTAGCGCGTATGCTGCGTGATAAGCAGACATACAGCCAGATTGAAGAAGAAACGGGCGCAAGCACGGCGACCATCTCACGTGTGAAGCGCTGCCTGAACTACGGAAACGGCGGCTATATGGCTGCGCTTGATCGGATGAGCGACAAAGAAAAAGCATAG
- a CDS encoding DUF3048 domain-containing protein — MRYKKMAAVLLAAALSVTAVGCGKQAAPEPAPAGGEEAVPVQKTQNQAPVITAPLTGLPVDKESTDRVVMVMVNNHSKARPQSGLDKADVVYEMLEEGLITRFMAFYQSQAPEVVGPVRSIRPYNIEIGQGFDAIFSHAGGSVAALSIIRKGDYADLDEIYAYPKAYWRDKSRKAPHNLYTSIEKLRKGAAEKGYAVGGEIPVIRFKQEGEEVQGEPGTKVSINYSKRNTAGYEYDSETKLYKRFTADKPHMDKESGKQLTATNVLVIAARHRTLDSEGRLEIDTMGPGKGYLFQHGQALAVTWERKEGMIRVYQNGEEVPFYRGTTWVNIVPTTPTFADHLTFK, encoded by the coding sequence ATGAGATACAAAAAAATGGCAGCCGTTCTGCTGGCTGCGGCACTTTCGGTGACTGCGGTTGGATGTGGTAAGCAAGCAGCACCCGAACCTGCTCCTGCTGGAGGGGAGGAGGCTGTGCCAGTACAGAAAACGCAGAATCAGGCGCCGGTTATTACGGCCCCACTTACGGGGCTTCCGGTGGATAAGGAGAGCACTGACCGGGTTGTGATGGTCATGGTCAATAATCATTCCAAAGCACGGCCTCAATCCGGTTTGGATAAAGCGGATGTCGTATATGAAATGCTGGAGGAGGGTCTGATTACACGGTTTATGGCATTCTATCAAAGTCAGGCGCCTGAGGTGGTTGGTCCGGTTCGAAGCATTCGTCCGTATAATATCGAGATCGGACAAGGCTTTGATGCGATTTTCTCCCATGCAGGTGGGAGCGTAGCCGCCTTAAGCATCATTCGCAAGGGTGATTATGCTGACCTTGATGAGATTTATGCCTATCCAAAAGCATACTGGCGTGATAAGTCGCGGAAAGCACCGCATAATCTGTACACGAGTATTGAGAAGCTGCGTAAAGGTGCTGCAGAAAAAGGCTATGCAGTCGGCGGTGAAATCCCTGTAATTCGTTTCAAGCAAGAAGGTGAAGAAGTACAGGGGGAGCCAGGAACAAAAGTCAGCATCAATTATTCAAAGCGGAATACGGCAGGCTATGAATATGATTCGGAGACGAAGCTGTATAAGCGTTTTACGGCAGACAAGCCGCATATGGACAAGGAGAGCGGTAAGCAGCTTACTGCAACGAATGTATTGGTCATTGCTGCCCGCCACAGAACGCTTGATAGCGAGGGCCGCTTGGAGATTGATACGATGGGTCCGGGCAAAGGATACCTTTTTCAGCATGGACAGGCGCTTGCTGTTACATGGGAGCGTAAGGAAGGGATGATCCGCGTATATCAGAATGGAGAAGAGGTGCCATTCTATCGTGGTACGACATGGGTAAACATTGTGCCTACGACACCAACGTTTGCTGACCATCTAACGTTTAAGTAG
- a CDS encoding ABC transporter ATP-binding protein, which translates to MLKVDEINVYYGNIQALKGVSLEINQGEIVTLIGANGAGKSTLLKAISGLLKPKQGSINYLGQSIAGKAAQAIVKQGISHVPEGRRVFANMTVEENLELGAFLRRDKDGIRQDFEKVYELFPRLLERRKQLSGTLSGGEQQMLAMGRALMARPKLLLLDEPSMGLAPLLVKTIFRIIEEINQTGTTILLVEQNANMALSIADRAYVIETGRVVLSGTSEELNASDQVKMAYLGGH; encoded by the coding sequence ATGTTAAAAGTAGATGAGATTAACGTATATTATGGCAATATCCAAGCGTTGAAAGGTGTATCGCTTGAAATCAATCAAGGCGAGATCGTTACCCTCATTGGGGCAAACGGTGCGGGTAAGAGCACGCTGCTCAAAGCAATCTCCGGTTTGCTTAAACCAAAGCAGGGCAGCATCAATTATTTAGGCCAATCCATTGCAGGCAAAGCGGCTCAGGCGATTGTAAAACAGGGGATTTCGCATGTGCCGGAAGGACGACGTGTATTCGCCAATATGACAGTAGAGGAAAACCTGGAGCTGGGTGCGTTTCTTCGACGCGACAAAGACGGCATCCGCCAAGATTTTGAGAAGGTGTATGAATTGTTTCCACGTCTGCTTGAGCGGCGTAAGCAGTTGTCCGGGACATTATCAGGCGGGGAGCAGCAGATGCTGGCGATGGGGAGGGCATTGATGGCACGGCCGAAGCTGTTGCTGCTGGATGAGCCTTCGATGGGTCTTGCACCGCTGCTTGTCAAAACCATCTTCCGCATTATCGAAGAGATCAATCAGACAGGCACAACGATTCTGCTTGTTGAACAAAATGCCAACATGGCGCTTTCTATCGCCGATCGGGCGTATGTTATTGAGACAGGTCGCGTCGTGCTTTCCGGTACATCGGAAGAGCTCAATGCTAGCGATCAGGTGAAGATGGCGTACTTGGGCGGACACTAA
- a CDS encoding ABC transporter ATP-binding protein — MANTPLLKVDGVGIQFGGLKAVSSVNAELYPGELIGLIGPNGAGKTTFFNLLTGVYVPTEGQIMLNGERLNGCAPYQITRKGISRTFQNIRLFGELSVLDNVKVAYHSISKHTILSSILRLPSHFSGEKEMEEKAIEFLKIFKLDGLKHEMAKNLPYGQQRRLEIARALAAHPKLLLLDEPAAGMNPQETHELMELIAFIRKEFNLTILLIEHDMPLVMGVCERIYVLDHGQLIAQGAPEEIRNNPKVIEAYLGEEVS; from the coding sequence ATGGCAAACACACCGCTGCTTAAAGTAGACGGCGTTGGCATTCAGTTCGGCGGATTGAAAGCTGTATCAAGCGTCAATGCTGAACTATACCCGGGTGAGCTGATCGGACTCATCGGACCGAACGGCGCAGGCAAGACGACATTCTTTAACCTGCTCACAGGTGTATACGTGCCGACAGAAGGACAGATCATGCTTAATGGTGAACGGCTGAACGGCTGCGCCCCATATCAGATTACACGCAAGGGCATTAGCCGTACGTTTCAGAATATTCGCCTGTTCGGAGAACTATCGGTCCTTGATAATGTAAAGGTTGCGTATCATTCCATTTCTAAGCATACGATTTTAAGCTCGATCCTTCGGCTTCCCTCTCATTTCTCGGGAGAAAAAGAAATGGAAGAGAAGGCGATAGAGTTTCTAAAAATCTTTAAGCTAGATGGTCTCAAGCATGAAATGGCGAAAAACCTTCCATATGGACAGCAGCGCAGATTGGAGATTGCGCGTGCACTGGCGGCGCATCCGAAGCTTTTGCTGCTCGATGAACCGGCGGCTGGTATGAATCCGCAGGAGACGCATGAATTGATGGAGCTGATTGCATTTATTCGTAAAGAGTTTAATCTGACCATTCTGCTTATCGAGCATGATATGCCGCTGGTTATGGGTGTGTGTGAGCGGATTTACGTGCTTGACCACGGGCAGTTGATCGCACAGGGAGCGCCGGAAGAGATTAGAAACAACCCGAAAGTTATTGAAGCGTATCTCGGCGAGGAGGTCTCCTGA
- a CDS encoding branched-chain amino acid ABC transporter permease produces MKQKRTKGFWLSILLAVGFYAIVEVLLSTSVLNKFYENTLYFICINIILAVSLHLIIGITGQFSIGHAGFLAVGAYVSAIFTMKLQLPFSLGLVMGGVAAALAGLLIGIPSLRLKGDYLAIATLGFGEIIRITFLNIDYVGGASGMQVSHMTDWTTLFVCMLITIIVIVNFTNSTHGRACISVRENEIAADAMGINTTYYKVMAFALGSFFAGVAGGLYAHNFYIIQPTNFGFLKSFDILIFVVLGGLGSMSGAVISAILLTIISTFLQDYPETRMIIYSLVLIIMMLYRPQGLMGTKEITQFFTKKRKGMEGGESDGKHTAA; encoded by the coding sequence ATGAAGCAAAAACGTACAAAAGGTTTTTGGTTATCCATTCTCCTGGCTGTCGGATTTTACGCTATTGTAGAGGTGCTATTATCTACCTCTGTACTGAACAAGTTTTATGAGAATACGCTGTATTTCATATGCATCAATATTATTTTGGCAGTAAGTCTGCACTTAATTATTGGGATTACCGGTCAATTCTCGATTGGGCATGCTGGATTTCTGGCGGTAGGGGCTTATGTCTCAGCCATCTTTACAATGAAACTGCAGCTGCCGTTTAGTCTCGGTTTAGTTATGGGGGGAGTTGCGGCTGCGCTCGCCGGTCTGCTTATCGGGATTCCCAGCCTTCGTCTAAAGGGCGATTACCTGGCGATTGCGACATTAGGATTCGGGGAAATTATTCGGATTACATTCTTGAACATTGATTATGTGGGCGGAGCCAGCGGTATGCAGGTCTCTCATATGACAGACTGGACAACGCTTTTTGTCTGCATGCTCATTACAATTATTGTCATTGTGAACTTTACGAATTCGACTCATGGCCGCGCATGTATTTCTGTTCGAGAGAATGAGATTGCAGCTGACGCTATGGGAATCAATACAACGTATTATAAAGTTATGGCTTTTGCCCTCGGTTCGTTTTTTGCAGGAGTTGCGGGCGGTTTGTATGCCCACAACTTCTATATTATTCAGCCGACGAACTTCGGTTTCTTAAAATCGTTCGATATCCTTATCTTCGTCGTATTGGGTGGATTGGGAAGTATGTCAGGCGCCGTCATCTCGGCCATTCTTTTGACCATTATCTCGACGTTCCTGCAGGATTATCCTGAGACGCGGATGATTATCTATAGTCTGGTGCTGATCATTATGATGCTGTACCGTCCGCAGGGATTAATGGGAACCAAGGAGATTACGCAGTTCTTCACCAAGAAGCGCAAGGGCATGGAAGGAGGAGAGTCGGATGGCAAACACACCGCTGCTTAA